The Elusimicrobiota bacterium genomic sequence TTTCAAAATTCAAAGAGCAATTTCAAAGGTCAAACCTTTGATTTGAATGAATTTGCAAATATATTTTATAGTGGTTCCGACGAGCCGTATCAAAAAAACAGTGTTTATAGCCGTTTTTCAGGTCGACCATACCTGCTCTCATCAGTCCTGCTGATGGCGAAACAGTTACTACAACACAACCGACATTATCATGGAAAAAGAATATATATGCATCACAATACAGTATTGAGATTTATCCTGATGAGGACGGAACTGAAATAATTACGCAGTCAACTATAAGAAATCCGTACTGGACGGTTCCTGAAAATACATTAAAAAACGGCAAAACATATTACTGGAGTGTTGCGGTGTATACTTCTAAAGGATGGTCAGAATCGTCTTCTGTATGGTCATTTACTGTATCTGCTGAAAAACCAAGAGAGACATTCCGAAGAAAAATGCCACAAAAAGAAGAAAAAGCAAACATCGCAGTGGCTGATTTTACAGGCAAGAATGTATCCGCTGCAGATGCATCTATTGTTGCTGACTTCTTGAGGACCGAACTGGTAGGAATTGGATTCTATACTGTTATTGAGAAGGCGAATATGGACAAGATTCTTGCGGAAGCAGCATTTCAGCAAACAGGTTGCACAGAATCAGAATGCGCGGTTCAGATTGGTAAACTTTTAAATGTCAAAAAAATGGTTGTCGGCAACTTGTCTAAACTGATGGATACTTTTTATATAACAGTAAATCTTGTAGATGTAGAAACCGGCAAAATTATCGCTTCATATGACGACGAAGCAGCCACTGCCATAGCACTAAAAACGATCGCTAAAAATTTAGCACGCCGACTTGTTGGATTGAAAATTTCATCCCAAAGGGTTGGTTACCAACAACGGCAGGGAATAAGACAAGCATCTCAAACTAAAGATGGCAAATTAAGAAAATACAGGTCCCCAACAGCGGCATTTTTCTGGTCGTTTTTTCTAGCCGGTGCCGGACATTTTTATAACGGCCAATGGGGGTTGGGGTTAGCATATTCCATAATAGAAAGCGGACTTACAGTTGCAGCGATAGCGTGTTTGACGACTGTGGAGTATGAGTATTATCGTTATTATGATTATTATACTAAAGAATACTACTATAGGTATTATTCTTATTGTCCATACGATGACATTGGGTATATTTTATTAGCAATAGATTGTGGAATTCATTTGATAGATATGATACATGCACCGCTCGCTGCATCAGCGATAAATGCAAAATATGGTTTAGAACCTTATTCCTATCAACTCAATAAAAACAAAGATGTTGCTTTAGTATTGAACCCAAATTTCCAAAAATCAAGTATCTCACTTGCCTTAGAAAAAAAATTCTAAAAGTATCAATGGGCGTTAGAAGACGGTATTTAATTTGTTGAATTAGAAAAAAGGGATAGGTTCAGTTTTTTCAATGTTTTCTATTTTTTGAAACGAGATTGTTTCGCAGAGTTTATCCCGTAGACGCCGTCCCTGTGAAAACAGGGATTCCCGCTCCCCGCTTTCGCGAGGACAAGTTTCGCGGGAATGACACATACGGGGTTCACAATAACAAACAAGGAAATGGTTGGGTTCAGACCAGCCATTTTTTATTTGCAATTTTTTAGGATTTTTGTATAATAAAAAATTGTTAGAAGTATTGAAATCAAAAAATGAACAAGTTAAAATCTATAAGCCAGATTGCAAAAATTGTTTTACAACTTAAAAAAGCCAACAAAAAAATTGTCTTTACGAATGGCTGTTTTGATATTTTACACATAGGACATATTCGGCTTCTTAAAAAGGCGAAATCATTGGGTGATATTTTAGTTGTAGGCTTAAATTCGGATAAATCAGTAAAAAAAATTAAAGGCAATAAGCGTCCCATAATACCTGAAAATGAACGAGCACAAATTCTATCAGCAGTTTCTTCAGTTGATTTCATACTAAAATTTTCGCAACCAACACCATACAATCTTATCAAAAAAATCAAACCTGATATTCTTGTAAAAGGTGCTGACTGGAAAGAAGAAAAAATCGTCGGTAGCGAGTTTGCCAAAAAGGTTGTAAGAATCCCGCTTGTAAAAGGATATTCTACGACTGGAATCATACAAAAACTTAAAAATATATGAATAAAAAAATACTGCGAATTATTGATGCCAACCTGAACAGGACAAAAGAGGGATTGCGGGTTGTTGAAGACTTTGCAAGGTTTGTGCTTGAAGAAACAAAATTATCGTCAGAAATAAAAAGATTAAGACATCAAATTGATAAAATTGCCAGAAGAATCTATCCTCAGTTGGTTCTATCCCGTAATTCTGAAAGTGATATTTTTCGTAAAACAAAAGAATCACGCAAAAAAAACGCTTTTTCTGTTGTGTTCTCAAATATAAAACGGGTAGAAGAATCTTTAAGAGTGCTTGAAGAATTTTCTAAAACAATTTCTGCGAATGCTGGCAACGAATTCAAAAAAATCAGGTTCGGAATCTACGATATAGAACAAAAAATTGCGAAGTTACTAAAATGAGACAGATAGAATCGGCAAGAAAAAATGTTGTCACAAAGGAAATGTGGGAAGTTGCAAAACACGAGCAGGTTTCCGTTGATTTTATCAGAAAAGGTGTTGCCGACGGAACGATTGTCATTTTAAAAAACGACTTCCGACTTCTGACTTCCAACTTCCGACTTGTCGGTATTGGAAAAAAACTTAAAATAAAAGTCAATGCTAACATTGGTACATCGCCGTTGAGTTGTAATGTCTTATATGAAAAACAAAAACTTTTTACTGCAATAAAATACGGTGCGGATACGGTAATGGATTTATCAACAGGTGGGGATGTTGCACAGATAAGACGAACAATAATAAAACACTCAACAGTACCCGTAGGGACGGTTCCTATTTATGCATTGGTTTGCCAGGCATCAAAAAAAAGAAAAAAATTCCCGACGATAAGTATAGAGCAAATGTTCTATGAAATAGAAAGTCAACTTGCAGATGGTGTTGATTTCATCACAGTGCATTGTGGTATAACACTTAAAGCGCTTGAAATTCTTAAAAAGAAAAAACGGCTTATTGGAATCGTTTCTCGTGGTGGTGCATTTCTTGCAGAATGGATGCTGCATAACAAAAAAGAAAATCCGCTTTATGAAAATTTTGATAACCTGTTGAAAATCGTAAAAAAATATGATGCTGTCATTTCACTTGGCGATGGTCTAAGACCGGGTTGTATTGCGGATAATACTGACCTTGCACAAATTGAAGAACTAAAAATACTTGGTGAGTTACAAAGATATGCGTTAAAACGAAATGTGCAGACGATGATAGAAGGTCCGGGTCATATTCCAATAAACAATATAGAAAAAAATGTGCTCCTTGAAAAAAAATACTGTCACAACGCGCCTTTTTATGTTTTAGGACCGTTAACGACAGATATTGCACCAGGATATGACCATATTACCGCCGCAATCGGTGGTGCTTTGGCGGGCTATTATGGTGCCGATTTTTTATGTTATGTAACACCTGCTGAACATCTGGCTCTGCCTACTATAGAGGATGTTAAAAATGGAGTAATTGCTTCAAGGATTGCCGCTCACTGCGCACGAATCGCAAGAGGGAACAAAAATGCTATCAGAGTTGATTACGAACTTTCTAAAGCAAGAAAAAACTTCAACTGGAAAAAACAGAAAAAACTATCAATAGACCCGTCTGAATTTGAAAAACGGTGCTCTGCTAAAAATAAAGAAGTCTGTTCAATGTGTGGCTCTTTTTGTGCAATGAAACGTAAATTAATTTCTTGACAGGTTAGAAATAATTTTGTAAAATTAAAACAGTAATGAACCTATGAATGAACAACTTCTAAAACTTATAGAACTTCAGGATGTTGATTCCAAAGTAGATGAAGCAAACAATAATATACAGAAAATTGATAATGAACTAAATACGTTGCAAGAGACATTGAAAAAAGAAAAAGAACAAATTGAAACTCTGAAGAAAGAACTGTCAAACAGCGCTGTATCAAAGAAAGAGAAAGAAATAGAAATAACCACACTTGACGATAAGCTCAAAAAGCACAATATGGAACTAAATGCTGTTAAAACAAACGAGGCATACAAAGCACTGTTAACTGAAATAGAAAATTGTAGATCACAAAAACTTAAAATAGAAGATGAATTATTATCCATAATGGAGAATGAAGAAAGACTTTCAAGAGAAATAAAAGATTTGCAAAATGAATATCTGAAACTGGAAAAAGAGTTTAATGATAGAAAAATATCTGCGGACGAGGAATTAAAAAAAACAAACGATAACATTGCTAATTTTACAAACGAACGAAAAACCAGATTGGATAATTTGCCCGCACATATAGCAGGAAAATATGAAAATATAAGAAAAAATAAGAAAGGATTAGCAGTTGTACCAATTGTAAATAATAACTCCTGTGGTGGGTGTCACAGAAATTTACCTCTCCATATTATTGATGAAGTACGAAAAGGTAACGAATTGGTTGTGTGTAACAACTGTCAGCGAATTTTGTATCAAAACAATCACAATGTAGAAGGGGGCTGAGGAATCACTCCCCGATGTTCATCGGGGGGAGGAAAGTCCGGACTCCATTATGAACAGGGTGATGGCTAACAGCCATCGTCCCGATGTAGCATCGGGACAGGGAAAGTACCACAGAAAATATACAACCATAACGCAGATAATCGCGGATAAGAACGCGGATAACCGCAGAAAAAAAATTGGCGTAAATCTGCGTAGTAATCAGCGTTAATCAGCGTTTAGGTGAAGGTGAAATTGTGAGGTAAGAGCTCACATTCTGATATGGCAACATATCAAAAGGTAAACCCCACCCGGAGCAAGGTCCAAAATGGGAAAGGTGTTATTCACACCAGTTTATTCCGAATGTTGACCGCTTGATTCCGATAGTAATATCGGACCCAGAAAAATGATTCCATAAACGCAGACGACCACAGATGTTATCAGCGGTAATCTGCGTTGTAAACAGAATCCGGCTTACATGCCCCCTTCCGCATAACCTACTATTTCTACTATCCTATCTTACTCCGTATTCAAAAAATAAAAATTTCACAAAAAGTACTTGACAAATTGCTCTAAATAATTTATACTAATAAGAAGTGGTGAAAAGTGGGGAATAATCCATAATTGTGGTTAATGGTGATAATATATGTTTGTGGGGCTTTATAACTACTCAATTGATTCTAAAAACAGGGTGTTTATCCCTGCCAGATTCAGACGATCAAATCGGTTAATAATAACAATCGGACTTGATGAATGTCTTTATATTTATCCGCAAGACAGGTGGGAAAAACTTGAAAACAAATTGGACACTTTGCCTTTCAAAGATAAGTCAGAAGAAAGAGCATTTAAGCGAATATGGCTCTCTGGTGCCACAGAGGTAAAAATTGATAAACAGGGCAGAATTTTGATACCGTTCAATTTACGACGGTATGCCAAAATCAAAAACGATGTTGTAATAATAGGTGTTTCAAGCAGAATAGAAATCTGGTCAAAATCTGTCTGGGAAAAATACACCAAATTATCCGGGAAATTATTTGCCAAGCATTCAACTGCGTTAGAATTATAAATGGTAAATCACATTCCTGTAATGCTTAAAGAGGTTTTACATTATTTGAGTATAAAAAACGATGGAACATATATTGATTGCACATTTGGTAGTGGTGGGCATTCTATTGAGATAGTTAAGAAACTTTCTGAAAGAGGCAAACTTTTTTTGCTGGACTGGGATTGCGAAACAGTTAAGTATTACAGA encodes the following:
- a CDS encoding CsgG/HfaB family protein, which codes for MYTSKGWSESSSVWSFTVSAEKPRETFRRKMPQKEEKANIAVADFTGKNVSAADASIVADFLRTELVGIGFYTVIEKANMDKILAEAAFQQTGCTESECAVQIGKLLNVKKMVVGNLSKLMDTFYITVNLVDVETGKIIASYDDEAATAIALKTIAKNLARRLVGLKISSQRVGYQQRQGIRQASQTKDGKLRKYRSPTAAFFWSFFLAGAGHFYNGQWGLGLAYSIIESGLTVAAIACLTTVEYEYYRYYDYYTKEYYYRYYSYCPYDDIGYILLAIDCGIHLIDMIHAPLAASAINAKYGLEPYSYQLNKNKDVALVLNPNFQKSSISLALEKKF
- the rfaE2 gene encoding D-glycero-beta-D-manno-heptose 1-phosphate adenylyltransferase; the protein is MNKLKSISQIAKIVLQLKKANKKIVFTNGCFDILHIGHIRLLKKAKSLGDILVVGLNSDKSVKKIKGNKRPIIPENERAQILSAVSSVDFILKFSQPTPYNLIKKIKPDILVKGADWKEEKIVGSEFAKKVVRIPLVKGYSTTGIIQKLKNI
- a CDS encoding thiamine-phosphate pyrophosphorylase, with product MNKKILRIIDANLNRTKEGLRVVEDFARFVLEETKLSSEIKRLRHQIDKIARRIYPQLVLSRNSESDIFRKTKESRKKNAFSVVFSNIKRVEESLRVLEEFSKTISANAGNEFKKIRFGIYDIEQKIAKLLK
- the thiC gene encoding phosphomethylpyrimidine synthase ThiC, producing MRQIESARKNVVTKEMWEVAKHEQVSVDFIRKGVADGTIVILKNDFRLLTSNFRLVGIGKKLKIKVNANIGTSPLSCNVLYEKQKLFTAIKYGADTVMDLSTGGDVAQIRRTIIKHSTVPVGTVPIYALVCQASKKRKKFPTISIEQMFYEIESQLADGVDFITVHCGITLKALEILKKKKRLIGIVSRGGAFLAEWMLHNKKENPLYENFDNLLKIVKKYDAVISLGDGLRPGCIADNTDLAQIEELKILGELQRYALKRNVQTMIEGPGHIPINNIEKNVLLEKKYCHNAPFYVLGPLTTDIAPGYDHITAAIGGALAGYYGADFLCYVTPAEHLALPTIEDVKNGVIASRIAAHCARIARGNKNAIRVDYELSKARKNFNWKKQKKLSIDPSEFEKRCSAKNKEVCSMCGSFCAMKRKLIS
- a CDS encoding C4-type zinc ribbon domain-containing protein gives rise to the protein MNEQLLKLIELQDVDSKVDEANNNIQKIDNELNTLQETLKKEKEQIETLKKELSNSAVSKKEKEIEITTLDDKLKKHNMELNAVKTNEAYKALLTEIENCRSQKLKIEDELLSIMENEERLSREIKDLQNEYLKLEKEFNDRKISADEELKKTNDNIANFTNERKTRLDNLPAHIAGKYENIRKNKKGLAVVPIVNNNSCGGCHRNLPLHIIDEVRKGNELVVCNNCQRILYQNNHNVEGG
- the mraZ gene encoding division/cell wall cluster transcriptional repressor MraZ — translated: MFVGLYNYSIDSKNRVFIPARFRRSNRLIITIGLDECLYIYPQDRWEKLENKLDTLPFKDKSEERAFKRIWLSGATEVKIDKQGRILIPFNLRRYAKIKNDVVIIGVSSRIEIWSKSVWEKYTKLSGKLFAKHSTALEL